The region TATTTGAAAGACTACTcaatttgcttttataaaaactttacaaaagatgtttttaaatgcttgtaaAAGTAAGCGTTTATCTACTGAGAAAATTCTAGTACTGGATAAAACTCTCTGAATATACAGCtgagttttttaaatgttttttttttccctacaagtaTAATGGCTGAGTGTATAATCTAGATAAATTAGTCTTACACATGATGAAAAGTTATAACTTTGCACACTTTTTACCATGTGATGTTTTGTTGCTTTGTAACTTCGAATGAGACAGTGCTTAGGAATTTTCTAGAGCTGGTGTACAGTGGTCTATAGGGGCTGGTTCATTGGTCACTGCCTCTGTCCAGGTTTTCAATCACCCTAGAAAGACGTATGTTCAGAAGTCTGATCTGACTATCCAGGTGGTCCATCTTCTCCTCaaggctgctgttgctgtttcttctccAGTAAAATCCAACTGGCCCCGTCATGAAGTAGACTGCTACAACAAAGCAGAGAGGCAGGATTGCGTGTTCTGGGTCACCTTCATACTTCTGGAGGATGTAGATGCACGAGAGAGTGAAAAGGGCAACCCTCGCAATCCAGAAAAAACGACCAAACAGCATGTGCAGGAGATAGAAGAAGAATCCAAGGAAGAGAGATAAAAACCAATAGGCAAGTAAAATGGCACCAATCAGCAGAAGAGCACGGGTCGGGTTGTTGGCAATTGCCGCTGGGTTGAAATAATGAGTCAAGTTGgaggctgaaaaacaaaggaaaatttacAGAGTATTAACAAGTGCATGCCAAAGTGATAAGGGTAAAAACGCAAGCAACAGCTTCAAAGGGCCATGCAATGGGGTCACAGCTGTGTTTTCTAAAGTAAGGGGTAAAGCTTGTTCATCTATTTCTGGATGGACCTTTCTCAAATCACTGGCTCAGCTCCAATGATGCAATTGAATTAATTCCTTTAAAGCAGAGGTGCTAAAGGTTCTTTAAAGACAAACTACTGTAGGGCCTAAGGTCGAAGTTCATACTGAGGCTAAAGAGCCTGCTTTGTAAAAGTTATATTCCAAAGGCTCTCATTTCCTTCTTCTAGTCCTCCTTTATTTCTCTGCACCATTCCTGGCCACGTGCACCCATTTAATGATGATACCACGAAACCAACCATGACTTGTAACGTGTTTTATAGACATCCTGTAGATACATATACCGAAACGGAATGGCTGGTTTTAGTCCTCTTGTTTGAAGGTACTGATAGCAAAATCAAAGCCATGTGAAGCAGACAGAGATACCACTGATGGATGTTTAACACACTGtggtaaaatgtaattattttcccACTCAGCCTATGCTTGTAAACATTGATACAGGCTGATATAGTTCAAGAGTTAGCAGGCATCACACTTACCATCAATTCCAAGAACATCTAACAAATCAGTCCATATTCTCCAGAATGTGTCCATTAATATATCCACCCCATTCACAAACCTCTCTGTCAACCttgagaaaaactgagaaataaaattgaaaattaaaaaaaaaaatcctcaattcCTTAAACAGACTTTGAGACTTACTGGTCATGAGTAGAATTACAATTCATTAAACAAGAATTGCAGGCTATTTTGAAGTccccatgggaaaaaaatgtaactctgtaaatgttttttaacTCTGTGAATCATAAATGTACTTATTACAATTGCCCTTATTCTAGGTTTTTTGGCATGTAAACATATACATTGACAggatttaaaaatgcactttattaGCTTTACCATTGTtctgaagtttaaagaaaacactATTACGAGCAAATGGACATTGGTAAAGCAAACCAGAGAATTAGTTTTATCGAGCATCTGAGAGATGTCCCCAGCATCACACCCAAATGTCTGAAATGCATTTACAGGTCAATTTAGCAGTATTATTTCTTCCTACTGGCTGAGGAGAGAAGGAACAGAGGAATGTATAGGTCCGCCTGCCTGCATGCCTTATTTCCTGCAAGTTCCTATGTGGCCCCGCAAACACAGGATGCTCTGCTGATGCAGACAGACCCTGTTTCAGTTGGAGAGCTCCTCACCGACAGCGGTctgccccggccgcctcccccacctaaaataatctttctttagAGATTtcttctattaatattttttgcagtttgctccACGTCAAGCCTCGCCTCCCGTTCTTCTTCCCAAAGCAATGCTCCAGCCGTTCCACCGCCTCACCAGCAGCCGGGCTCGCACAGGCCGCCGCGGGTCCAGCGCCGAGCAccgcgccgggggggccggccTCCTGCGGGGCTCTGCCTCACAGAAACGCCTGGTCACCCCCGGGAGCAACGGCGCGGGGAGAGGGCGCGAAGGGAAAGGAAGCGAAGGGTTTGTGGGGAGGAACCGGCCGGCGCCTCACCTTCTGCAGGGCCCGCACGTTGTCCTCGCCGAAGAGGCCGCTGATGCCCTGGTAGAGACCGCTGGCGGCGCGGCGGAGGCTGTTTTGCTTCTCGGCGCCGCGGCTCCGCGCTGCCCAAGCGCCGGGTCCCGCCGTGCCGCCCAGCAGCAGGGCGAGGAGCAGCagcgccggcagccgccccgccgccatggccgcccgCGCTGCGCCCCGCGCCAGGCAGCGCCGCGATTGTAGCGCCGCCTAGAGGCCGCGCCGCGAACTCCGCCGCCGTCCTGGGGAGgaggggcgggggagggcggTGCGCTCGCAGGGTGCTTCCCCCCGAAGCGATAGCTTTACTGACATCACAAAATAACAATTCAGGTTGAAATGGGGCAGCCGAAGGTCTTCCTGTGCAGCCCACCCGAGCCAAAAAGGCCTATTCACGTCTTTTGCTGGCTCCAGCCAGGCCCTGGACACCTCCAAGGACGAGATCCCGCAGTCTCCCCAGCAACCTGCCCCGGGATTTAGCTTGTCCCGCTCTATAACCAGTCCTAGTTTTTAGCCTCCTCCAGTATTTGACCTGTCACAGTATTTAGCCTGTTCCGGgctaaattttatatttaataatccACCtggcaaattttttttccctactgtctAATCAGGATTTCCCATGTCTCAATGGAGGGCCGTTGACTCTCCTGGCTGTCAGCGTGCACCTTCCAGAAGGCTCTGGCCCCATTTTCCCTGCACCCTCCGCTCAGGTAGGTGCAGGCAGAGATAAGATCCCACCTTTGCCCTCTCCAAGCAGTCTCGGGCACCCTGCCCTGCTCAGTGCCCTCCCTTGGACTCACTCCGGTATCAATACCCCTCTCGCAGTGCGGCGCCCAAACCCGGGCACACTGTGGTCTCAGATGTGGTCTCAGAAGTGCCAAACCCAGGGGACGGATCATGTCCCTCACCCTGCTGGCTACGCTCTaaggcagcccaggatgctgttgggcttctttgctgcaagggcgcATTGCCGACTCACGATCAGCTTTCTTGGCCCCCAGATCCTCTCCTGAGgagcttttaaattattcagcTATCTGTTTGGGCTCTCGAGACTCATCATTGCTCATTCGCCACTCATACAGTGGGCTGCCTTTCCTGCGTGGGTATCCCTCTCTGAGGAGATTCCCAGGAGCGATCCCCAAATAACAAAGGGAATATAGAAGTCTAATGTCAAAAAATGACATCTTTTCTACACTACCAACTGCAGATCAAGGGATTCTGAAGGACTCTCATGTCCTTTACCCTTGAGAAACTCTGACTCAGATGTATATGCTGAAGTTCAGCACGCTTAATGGTGCGACTCCCCCTCCTGACAGGTTTTACGTTGATCTTTCCTGAGTAACCAGGCCAACAAAACACCAGCTGGGAATTATAAATTAGACAATGTTATCAGCTCCTTCTGGGTAGTGAAACCCAGCCAGGATGTTAGCAGAGTGAAGAAAGAATCCCCAGGAGACAGAAAAGTACTTTATTGCCTTCAGCGCACATTCTGATTCATCCTTAATTGACAGGAGCCCGAGTTAGACAAGATAGGAACGCAACGATGGTAATGTAAAAACAGACCAACAGCTTTGTAGTGTAGATTCTGCACTGGCTGATGACTTGAGCTGGGGCAGAAAATGTTTGCTAAATTGCCCAACAGTAAGTGCAAGGCACGGGGGATCCCGACACCCTCCCCTGAGCTTCTGATTGTGCTTGGGAAGGTGTaggcagcccctgcccatgtCTGCGCACCATGCAAGATGTCTGTTCTCAAAATTCCAGGGCAGCGCTCTGCTTTTCCTGCCCCTTCCTGGGGAGTTCCTGCAGAGTCAGGGGTGCAGCTCATGGCTCTTCCAGTCACTGGAATAACCTGAAGCATCTCTTTCCGATTTTGTACTGTGCCTGTGATGTTTAAACCTCGTGGCCTAAGCCTGGTTGCTGAGTAGTTGAGTAGACATCCGGAATATAGATATCTTTGCTATGGCCTTTTTCTCAGCTTTAATCTGGCCAAAACACTTATTTTCACATTTAGCAGAATGGCCTAGACCTTTTAGCATTTATTTCTATTTGGC is a window of Mycteria americana isolate JAX WOST 10 ecotype Jacksonville Zoo and Gardens chromosome 13, USCA_MyAme_1.0, whole genome shotgun sequence DNA encoding:
- the BRI3BP gene encoding BRI3-binding protein, translating into MAAGRLPALLLLALLLGGTAGPGAWAARSRGAEKQNSLRRAASGLYQGISGLFGEDNVRALQKFFSRLTERFVNGVDILMDTFWRIWTDLLDVLGIDASNLTHYFNPAAIANNPTRALLLIGAILLAYWFLSLFLGFFFYLLHMLFGRFFWIARVALFTLSCIYILQKYEGDPEHAILPLCFVVAVYFMTGPVGFYWRRNSNSSLEEKMDHLDSQIRLLNIRLSRVIENLDRGSDQ